The following are from one region of the Blastocatellia bacterium genome:
- a CDS encoding NAD(P)H-binding protein: protein MTSRNVFITGGTGYLGQRLIPQLLERGHTVRALVRQGSQAKLPAGCQPIVGDPLNQESFAAQIRPADTFVQLVGVPKPSPAKAAQFRAIDLVSIQQSVPAAVAAGIKHFVYVSVAHPAPLMKAYIEVRSEGERLIRESGLRATVLRPWYVLGPDHRWPYLLVPAYKLFEALPATRESARRLGLVTLRQMISALIAAVENPSDNHHIVEVPEIRER, encoded by the coding sequence ATGACCTCTCGAAACGTTTTTATCACCGGTGGCACAGGCTATCTCGGCCAGCGCTTGATTCCTCAACTGCTCGAACGCGGCCACACGGTGCGCGCCCTCGTGCGTCAAGGCTCGCAGGCGAAACTGCCCGCCGGCTGTCAACCGATAGTCGGCGACCCGCTCAATCAAGAGAGCTTTGCCGCGCAGATTCGCCCCGCCGACACCTTCGTGCAATTGGTCGGAGTGCCGAAACCTTCACCGGCGAAGGCGGCGCAGTTCCGCGCCATCGATCTGGTCTCGATTCAGCAGAGCGTCCCGGCAGCGGTCGCCGCCGGCATCAAACACTTCGTCTATGTCAGCGTGGCGCATCCCGCGCCATTGATGAAGGCGTATATCGAGGTGCGCTCGGAAGGCGAGCGCTTGATTCGCGAGAGCGGCTTGCGGGCGACGGTGCTGCGCCCGTGGTATGTGCTTGGCCCCGACCATCGCTGGCCTTATCTGCTGGTGCCGGCTTACAAGCTGTTCGAGGCGTTGCCCGCGACGCGAGAGTCGGCCCGGCGGCTGGGGCTGGTGACGTTGCGGCAAATGATCAGCGCGCTGATTGCCGCCGTCGAGAATCCCTCGGACAATCATCACATCGTCGAAGTGCCGGAGATCAGAGAGCGGTGA
- a CDS encoding sugar phosphate isomerase/epimerase family protein, which translates to MRITRRGFIKQSALGLTSAALAKDQLLAYGKARGVKFKVGVPDWNLRQEAKPESIALARKLGFDGVQISLGVGKDRLPLSEPATQQTFIAESKRVGLPITSVCLNILHVNYLKNDSLGQRWVADAIPIAKTLGVRVILLPFFGRGALQTAAEMDFVGDALREVAPAAERAGVILGLEDTISARDNVRIMERSRSRAVLTYYDVGNSTIGGFNIIEEIRWLGRARICEVHLKDNPHYLGQGKIDFTAVVDALADIGYDGWAQLECDAPSKSIENDMRTNLQFIRGVIAQRNARK; encoded by the coding sequence ATGCGAATCACACGTCGAGGATTCATCAAACAGAGCGCGCTCGGACTTACATCAGCCGCACTTGCCAAAGATCAGCTTCTGGCTTACGGCAAAGCCAGGGGCGTGAAGTTCAAAGTCGGAGTGCCCGACTGGAACCTGCGACAGGAAGCCAAGCCGGAATCGATTGCGCTCGCCCGCAAGCTCGGTTTCGACGGCGTGCAGATCAGTCTCGGCGTGGGCAAAGATCGTCTGCCCTTGAGCGAGCCGGCAACACAGCAAACCTTCATCGCGGAATCAAAGCGCGTCGGATTGCCGATTACTTCGGTCTGCCTGAACATCCTGCACGTCAACTATCTGAAGAATGACTCGCTCGGCCAGCGCTGGGTGGCCGACGCCATCCCGATTGCTAAAACGCTCGGCGTGCGCGTCATCCTGCTGCCGTTTTTCGGGCGCGGCGCGTTGCAGACGGCCGCCGAGATGGATTTTGTCGGCGATGCGCTGCGCGAAGTCGCGCCGGCGGCAGAGCGGGCCGGTGTGATTTTGGGCCTCGAAGACACGATCTCGGCGCGTGACAACGTCCGCATCATGGAGCGCAGCCGTTCACGCGCCGTGCTGACTTACTACGATGTCGGCAACTCGACGATTGGCGGCTTCAACATCATCGAAGAGATTCGCTGGCTGGGGCGGGCGCGGATTTGTGAAGTCCACCTGAAAGACAACCCGCACTATCTCGGTCAGGGCAAGATCGATTTTACGGCAGTCGTTGACGCGCTCGCCGACATCGGCTACGACGGCTGGGCGCAACTGGAATGCGATGCGCCCTCGAAGTCCATCGAAAACGACATGCGCACCAACCTGCAATTCATTCGCGGCGTGATCGCGCAACGCAACGCGCGGAAATAA
- a CDS encoding DUF1080 domain-containing protein: MKLKLLVLLFMLALAVPAAAQEKAFLGKWDITATAADGRRIYWLEVKNDGGQLTGWFLNRGGSVFKLPAITIQDGELRFALPNSKQVFSARAEGGKLVGKITSGNEVINWVGVRPPKWGRYDANAKHKFGTPVELFDGKSMDAWGVEHQGRPSGWTVQDGVMINAPHANNLVSRQRFKDFKLRAEYKLEKDSNSGIYLRGRYELQVLDDYGKDPESHGHMAIYSRRAPSINASRPADEWQTVEAVIVGNRVTVVLNGQTVQDNAVLDGITGGALDSDEGADGPIMLQGDHGKVWFRKVTVTPILK, translated from the coding sequence ATGAAGCTAAAGTTACTTGTGCTACTTTTCATGCTTGCCCTGGCCGTGCCGGCGGCGGCGCAAGAGAAAGCGTTTCTGGGCAAGTGGGACATCACGGCGACCGCCGCCGACGGCAGGCGCATCTACTGGCTCGAAGTCAAAAACGATGGCGGCCAGCTAACCGGGTGGTTTCTGAATCGCGGCGGCAGCGTCTTTAAACTGCCGGCCATCACCATCCAGGATGGCGAGCTGCGATTTGCGCTGCCGAATTCTAAACAAGTGTTCAGCGCCAGGGCCGAAGGCGGCAAGCTCGTCGGCAAGATCACCAGCGGCAACGAGGTCATCAACTGGGTCGGCGTGCGCCCGCCGAAGTGGGGCCGCTATGACGCCAACGCCAAACACAAGTTCGGCACGCCGGTCGAGCTATTCGATGGCAAGAGCATGGACGCCTGGGGCGTCGAGCATCAGGGCAGGCCATCGGGCTGGACGGTTCAGGATGGAGTGATGATCAATGCGCCTCACGCCAACAATCTGGTCTCGCGGCAACGCTTCAAAGACTTCAAGCTGCGCGCTGAATACAAGCTCGAAAAAGACAGCAACAGCGGCATCTACTTGCGCGGGCGTTATGAATTGCAGGTGTTGGACGATTACGGCAAAGACCCCGAAAGTCATGGCCACATGGCCATCTACAGCCGCCGCGCGCCGAGCATCAATGCCAGTCGCCCGGCTGACGAATGGCAGACCGTCGAAGCGGTTATCGTCGGCAACCGCGTCACGGTCGTCCTCAACGGTCAGACCGTGCAGGATAACGCCGTGCTTGATGGCATCACCGGCGGCGCGCTCGACAGCGACGAAGGCGCTGATGGCCCCATCATGCTGCAAGGCGATCACGGCAAAGTCTGGTTCCGCAAAGTCACCGTCACGCCGATCTTGAAGTGA
- a CDS encoding Gfo/Idh/MocA family oxidoreductase, whose amino-acid sequence MKKINDTNQPSRREFLKTTSAAAVATTLMSWNNLPGAYAAGSDEIRIGLIGCGGRGTGATENAIKSAPGVRLFAMGDAFKDRIDGSRAALAKSVPDNLAVTDDRCFTGLDAYEKVIASDANYIILATPPGFRPIHLKAAVAAGKNIFTEKPVAVDGPGIRSVLETYEAANGKKLCLVAGTQRRHQTGYLEAMKQIHDGALGEIVAARCYWNQGSLWKKDRQAGWSDLEWQLRNWLYFAWLSGDHIVEQHVHNLDVINWAMRAHPVRAVGMGGRQVRTEPAYGHIFDHFAIDYEYENGAHLMSMCRQIDGCEKNVSEALVGTKGAATLATGTRYQITGAKAWSFPRQQDNEPYVQEHTDLIASIRAGRQINELKQVAESTLTAIMGRLSSYTGKAVTWEQALNSTESLMPAKLEWGPLAVPPVAVPGRTELA is encoded by the coding sequence ATGAAAAAGATAAACGACACAAACCAACCTTCGCGCCGCGAGTTCTTGAAGACGACCAGCGCGGCAGCGGTGGCGACAACGCTGATGTCATGGAATAACCTGCCGGGCGCTTATGCCGCGGGCTCTGACGAAATCCGCATCGGCTTGATTGGCTGCGGCGGGCGCGGCACCGGCGCGACCGAAAACGCCATCAAGAGCGCGCCCGGCGTGCGCCTGTTCGCTATGGGTGACGCCTTCAAAGATCGCATCGACGGCAGCCGCGCGGCGCTCGCCAAATCGGTTCCCGACAACCTCGCGGTCACCGACGACCGCTGCTTCACTGGGTTAGACGCCTACGAAAAAGTCATTGCCAGTGACGCTAATTACATCATCCTGGCGACCCCACCCGGCTTTCGCCCGATTCACTTGAAGGCCGCCGTCGCCGCCGGTAAGAACATCTTCACCGAAAAGCCGGTCGCCGTTGACGGCCCCGGCATCCGCTCCGTGCTCGAAACCTATGAAGCGGCCAACGGCAAAAAACTCTGCCTCGTCGCCGGCACGCAGCGCCGTCACCAGACCGGCTACCTCGAAGCCATGAAGCAGATTCATGATGGCGCTCTCGGCGAGATCGTCGCGGCGCGCTGCTACTGGAATCAAGGCAGCCTGTGGAAGAAAGACCGCCAGGCCGGCTGGAGCGACCTGGAATGGCAATTGCGCAACTGGCTCTACTTCGCGTGGCTGTCGGGCGATCACATTGTCGAGCAGCACGTTCATAACCTCGATGTCATCAACTGGGCGATGCGCGCGCATCCCGTGCGGGCCGTCGGCATGGGCGGGCGGCAGGTGAGAACCGAACCGGCTTATGGTCACATCTTCGATCACTTCGCGATTGATTACGAGTATGAAAACGGCGCCCACCTGATGAGCATGTGCCGGCAGATCGATGGCTGTGAAAAGAATGTCTCCGAGGCGCTGGTCGGGACAAAGGGCGCGGCGACGCTGGCCACCGGCACGCGCTATCAAATCACCGGCGCGAAAGCCTGGAGCTTCCCGCGCCAGCAGGACAACGAGCCTTACGTGCAGGAACACACCGATTTGATCGCCAGCATCCGCGCCGGTCGCCAGATCAACGAGCTGAAGCAGGTCGCTGAAAGCACGCTCACCGCCATCATGGGCCGCCTGTCAAGCTACACCGGCAAGGCCGTCACCTGGGAGCAGGCGCTCAACTCGACCGAATCGCTGATGCCGGCGAAGCTCGAATGGGGGCCGCTGGCGGTGCCGCCGGTCGCCGTGCCGGGCCGCACCGAGCTGGCTTGA
- a CDS encoding SUMF1/EgtB/PvdO family nonheme iron enzyme — translation MRRFVLCGVHLLLVLLTAFGHLPHPAIAEDSSQKLKPSEMRPYNETIPGTSIRFEMMPVPGGEFVMGSPATEPGRAADEGPPHAVQIRPFWIGKFEVTWDEYDQFAFNESLNDEREAQAAKPATADAVTRPTPPYADESFGFGKGRMPAISMTHHAAMEYCRWLSERTGKTYRLATEAEWEYACRAGAKRPTAYAFGDDAKKLGEYAWYADNADAQPHAVGRKQPNAWGLYDMHGNVAEWVLDEYDKDFYATLLGRSVNPVRLPTEKRYPNVVRGGSWDDDAARLRSAARRASTPEWSKRDPQRPQSIWWHTEAITVGFRIVRPLEEYDNLKGLRSRVTRQSP, via the coding sequence ATGCGACGATTCGTCTTGTGTGGAGTTCATCTGCTGCTCGTGCTGCTGACCGCCTTTGGCCACCTGCCGCATCCGGCCATTGCGGAAGATTCATCACAAAAGCTCAAGCCGTCGGAGATGCGGCCCTACAACGAAACCATCCCCGGCACCAGCATCAGATTTGAGATGATGCCGGTGCCCGGCGGCGAGTTCGTCATGGGCAGCCCGGCGACCGAGCCGGGACGCGCCGCAGACGAAGGGCCACCGCACGCCGTGCAGATTCGCCCGTTCTGGATCGGCAAGTTTGAAGTGACCTGGGACGAATACGACCAGTTTGCCTTTAACGAAAGCCTCAACGACGAGCGCGAGGCGCAGGCGGCGAAGCCTGCGACCGCCGACGCCGTCACCCGCCCGACGCCGCCTTACGCCGACGAATCGTTCGGCTTCGGCAAGGGGCGCATGCCGGCCATCAGCATGACGCATCACGCGGCGATGGAGTATTGCCGCTGGCTGTCTGAGCGCACCGGCAAGACCTATCGTTTGGCGACCGAAGCCGAATGGGAATACGCCTGCCGCGCCGGTGCCAAACGGCCTACGGCTTATGCTTTTGGCGACGACGCCAAGAAGCTCGGCGAGTATGCCTGGTACGCCGACAACGCCGATGCGCAGCCGCACGCCGTTGGCCGCAAGCAGCCGAATGCGTGGGGACTCTACGACATGCATGGCAACGTCGCCGAATGGGTGCTCGACGAGTATGACAAAGACTTTTACGCGACGCTGCTGGGCCGCTCGGTGAACCCTGTGCGCCTGCCGACCGAGAAGCGTTACCCGAATGTGGTGCGCGGCGGCTCGTGGGACGATGACGCCGCCCGCCTGCGCAGCGCCGCGCGCCGCGCCTCGACGCCCGAATGGAGCAAGCGTGATCCGCAGCGCCCGCAGAGCATCTGGTGGCACACCGAAGCTATCACGGTCGGCTTTCGCATCGTTCGCCCGCTCGAAGAGTACGACAACCTGAAAGGCTTGCGTTCGCGGGTGACCCGGCAAAGCCCGTGA
- a CDS encoding FAD:protein FMN transferase, with the protein MAESRRVIVIGLVLAALLASAAAGQTSSPSPMGLSRFEFAQAHMGTQFRIILYARDAEIAAKASTAAFERIARLDATMSDYRETSELMMACKQAVRRWVQLSPDLFRILALSQQMARRSGGAFDVTVGPVVRLWRRARRTNALPDAKKLAAARQQVGYRWLRLDARRQAMRLERSGMRIDLGGIAKGYAADAALAVLKAHGIGIALIAAGGDIVAGETPPGSNGWTVAVRALSSTDEATMIHLRLANAAVSTSGDAEQFLEINGARYSHIIDPRTGQALTTRHSVTVVAPSGTASDALATAASVLGVARGRRLIDRTPGAAAHIEQMRGDRILVSESKRWRDVPQTPVR; encoded by the coding sequence ATGGCTGAGAGCAGACGAGTCATAGTAATCGGACTGGTGCTTGCCGCCCTGCTTGCGAGCGCGGCGGCAGGCCAAACCTCTTCGCCATCGCCGATGGGACTCAGCCGCTTTGAATTTGCTCAAGCGCACATGGGCACGCAGTTTCGCATCATCCTGTATGCCAGGGACGCCGAGATTGCGGCTAAGGCTTCCACCGCGGCCTTCGAGCGCATCGCGCGGCTCGATGCTACCATGAGTGATTATCGTGAGACCAGCGAGCTGATGATGGCCTGCAAACAGGCGGTGCGCCGCTGGGTGCAACTGAGCCCTGACCTCTTCCGCATCCTCGCTCTGTCGCAACAGATGGCGCGCCGCTCAGGAGGAGCATTCGACGTGACGGTCGGGCCGGTCGTGAGACTCTGGCGGCGGGCGCGGCGGACGAATGCGTTGCCGGATGCAAAGAAATTAGCCGCGGCGCGGCAACAGGTGGGCTACCGGTGGCTGCGCCTCGACGCCCGCCGCCAGGCGATGCGACTGGAGAGAAGCGGCATGCGGATCGATCTCGGCGGCATCGCCAAAGGCTATGCGGCTGATGCGGCGCTGGCGGTCTTGAAAGCTCACGGCATTGGCATCGCATTGATCGCCGCCGGCGGCGATATTGTCGCGGGCGAGACGCCGCCCGGCTCAAATGGCTGGACGGTGGCGGTGCGCGCGCTCAGCTCGACGGACGAAGCGACAATGATTCACCTGCGGCTGGCGAACGCGGCGGTTTCGACTTCGGGCGACGCCGAGCAGTTCTTAGAAATCAACGGCGCGCGCTATTCGCACATCATTGATCCGCGCACCGGCCAGGCGCTCACCACTCGGCACAGCGTCACGGTTGTTGCGCCGAGCGGCACAGCGTCCGACGCGCTCGCCACGGCGGCGAGCGTGCTCGGAGTAGCGCGCGGCCGGCGGCTCATTGACCGCACCCCAGGCGCCGCCGCGCACATCGAGCAGATGCGCGGCGACCGCATCTTAGTCAGCGAATCGAAACGCTGGCGCGACGTTCCGCAAACGCCCGTGAGATAG
- a CDS encoding DUF305 domain-containing protein, producing the protein MLAAASAPASLLSIRVCAQQTAPSPPVVVQPGAPGKPTRTLPPTTRATLPPASAADVRFMQGMIMHHGQAVEMTALIESHTGNKDLRSLGARISRSQSDEIKFMKRWLVARGQPISEAMPDMHHMKMHDMDHTKMAHEPMALMPGMLTPEQMAALRKAKGEEFDHLFLTGMIQHHGGALTMVKELFDTAGAGQDAELFNFATDVDSGQRAEIRIMQNMLERNPVKERR; encoded by the coding sequence ATGCTGGCCGCAGCAAGCGCGCCCGCAAGCTTGCTCTCTATACGCGTCTGCGCGCAGCAGACGGCACCGTCGCCACCGGTTGTCGTCCAACCGGGTGCGCCAGGGAAACCGACGCGGACGCTGCCCCCGACGACCAGGGCGACACTGCCGCCCGCCTCCGCCGCCGATGTGCGGTTCATGCAAGGCATGATTATGCATCACGGGCAGGCGGTTGAGATGACGGCGCTAATCGAATCGCATACCGGGAATAAGGACCTGAGGTCGCTGGGTGCGCGAATCAGCCGGTCGCAGTCCGACGAGATCAAGTTCATGAAACGATGGTTGGTGGCGCGTGGGCAGCCCATATCGGAGGCGATGCCTGACATGCATCACATGAAGATGCATGACATGGATCACACGAAGATGGCGCACGAGCCGATGGCGCTGATGCCTGGTATGCTGACCCCTGAGCAGATGGCGGCACTCAGGAAAGCTAAGGGCGAGGAGTTCGATCACCTGTTTCTGACAGGGATGATTCAGCACCACGGCGGCGCTTTGACCATGGTGAAAGAACTGTTCGATACCGCAGGCGCAGGACAGGACGCTGAACTATTCAACTTCGCAACCGATGTAGACAGCGGCCAGCGCGCCGAAATCCGGATCATGCAAAACATGTTGGAGAGAAACCCTGTAAAGGAGAGACGATGA
- a CDS encoding DUF3601 domain-containing protein, producing the protein MAQTLSEPPRLRLAVLLVVGALAAGGALWLGDHRSAVRDSGILIAILMGTYFVCWSWALFQYLRWRDRRPTVAAARPTYPDELEGTIYGLAPGGEYRVMQPFTDYYGNEFKGGELLRFRERHFLPYDGGHTIVFDERPLYLQETRNEAILAHFSEYIARIER; encoded by the coding sequence ATGGCGCAAACGCTTTCAGAACCACCGCGGTTGCGGCTCGCGGTCTTGCTCGTCGTTGGAGCCCTGGCGGCAGGCGGCGCACTCTGGCTTGGCGACCACCGAAGCGCCGTGCGGGATTCGGGAATCCTTATCGCAATTCTGATGGGCACCTACTTCGTGTGTTGGTCGTGGGCGCTGTTCCAGTACCTGCGATGGCGCGACCGCAGACCTACGGTGGCAGCGGCCAGACCGACATACCCGGACGAGTTGGAAGGAACCATCTATGGGCTCGCCCCAGGCGGCGAATATCGGGTGATGCAGCCCTTCACGGACTATTACGGGAATGAGTTTAAGGGTGGCGAATTGCTGCGGTTCAGGGAGCGCCATTTTCTGCCCTACGACGGCGGCCACACGATTGTCTTCGATGAGCGGCCGCTGTATTTGCAGGAGACCCGGAATGAGGCCATTCTGGCGCACTTTTCGGAATACATCGCCCGCATCGAGCGATAG
- a CDS encoding APC family permease gives MSSLKSPNRVRVVVATTVMLSFISFWRAAAIVLNDLGSSAFYVGGISEQFIGKAAPWFVLGVMLFSYAVRALYIESSTMFTRGGVYRVVKEAMGGTMAKISVSALIFDFILTGPISGVSAGQYIVGLVAQTLTYFGHPWQPSGELTNLLAAGLAALATLYFWWRNIKGIHESSDDALRIMYITTVMVVIMIGWSLITLIERGGQMPPLPSADNLNFAGAPEHALGWLEPWRWFVADGERFRIAASAPSLIGVLGILIAFGHSVLAMSGEETLAQVNRELEHPKLKNLKRAGWVIFIYSLLFTSLVSFFAVAIIPDDVRGQYLNNLISGLAINFVGPGYLKLIFQAFVVIVGFLMLSGAVNTAIIGSNGVLNRVSEDGVLTDWFRAPHKKYGTTYRIVNLIAILQLVTILGSRGNVFVLGEAYAFGVIWSFTFNAVATLLLRFKRPEAREWKVPLNLKLGKVEIPVGLILTALILLSIALTNLLTKKIATQAGITFTLAFFILFTISERRNRRKQDLTLAKLDRFQLQHSEIISQEAVGVRPGNVLVTARDFNTLAHLEYALDHTNTEQQDIVVMTVRLMTGDSSERGSVDENLFAEYEQRLFTRVVALAEKHGKPVDLLIVSAANVFDAVAQTAVRLDSAQIIAGLSAKMTAQEQARELGRAWERLVEKPRRQVEFHVTGPGNQEHIVYLGAHAPRLTKEDLGLIHEIWLQVSQTPARQRVHHRDVVRVALERLKRDLKGKTDVMLDFYRQERQGEPDPHARSEMSEPESSRLK, from the coding sequence ATGTCCTCTTTGAAATCTCCCAACCGCGTTCGTGTGGTCGTCGCCACGACGGTCATGCTGTCGTTCATCTCGTTCTGGCGAGCGGCGGCCATCGTCTTGAACGACCTCGGGTCGTCGGCCTTCTACGTCGGCGGCATCTCGGAACAGTTCATCGGCAAGGCCGCGCCCTGGTTCGTCCTCGGCGTCATGCTATTCAGCTACGCGGTGCGCGCCCTCTACATCGAATCGTCAACCATGTTCACGCGCGGCGGCGTCTACCGCGTCGTCAAAGAAGCCATGGGCGGGACGATGGCCAAGATCAGCGTCTCGGCATTGATCTTCGACTTCATCCTGACCGGGCCGATATCGGGCGTTTCCGCCGGCCAGTACATCGTCGGCCTGGTCGCGCAAACGCTCACCTACTTCGGCCACCCGTGGCAGCCATCGGGTGAATTGACCAACCTGCTGGCGGCGGGGCTCGCGGCGCTCGCGACACTCTACTTCTGGTGGCGCAACATCAAAGGTATCCACGAATCCTCAGACGACGCGCTGCGCATCATGTACATCACCACCGTCATGGTCGTCATCATGATCGGCTGGAGCCTGATCACGTTGATCGAGCGCGGCGGGCAGATGCCGCCGCTGCCCTCGGCGGACAATCTGAATTTCGCCGGCGCGCCCGAACACGCCCTCGGCTGGCTCGAACCCTGGCGCTGGTTTGTTGCTGATGGAGAGCGCTTCCGCATCGCCGCCAGTGCGCCGTCGCTGATCGGCGTACTCGGCATCCTGATCGCCTTCGGCCATTCGGTGCTGGCCATGAGCGGCGAAGAGACGCTGGCGCAGGTCAACCGCGAGCTGGAACATCCGAAGCTCAAGAACCTGAAGCGCGCCGGCTGGGTGATCTTCATCTATTCGCTGCTGTTCACCTCGCTGGTCAGCTTCTTTGCCGTCGCCATCATCCCGGACGACGTGCGCGGTCAATACCTCAACAACCTGATCTCCGGCCTCGCCATCAACTTCGTCGGGCCGGGCTATTTGAAGCTGATCTTTCAAGCGTTCGTCGTGATCGTCGGCTTCCTGATGTTGTCGGGCGCGGTCAACACGGCGATCATCGGCTCGAACGGCGTCTTGAATCGCGTTTCCGAAGACGGCGTGCTGACCGATTGGTTCCGCGCGCCGCACAAGAAGTACGGCACCACCTATCGCATCGTCAACCTGATTGCCATTCTGCAACTGGTGACGATTCTCGGCTCGCGCGGCAACGTCTTTGTGCTCGGCGAAGCCTATGCCTTCGGGGTCATCTGGAGCTTCACGTTCAATGCGGTCGCGACGCTGCTGCTGCGCTTCAAACGACCGGAAGCGCGCGAATGGAAAGTGCCGCTCAACCTGAAACTCGGCAAGGTCGAGATACCTGTCGGCTTAATTCTGACGGCGCTGATTCTGCTGTCCATCGCGCTCACCAACCTGTTGACGAAGAAGATCGCGACGCAGGCAGGGATTACGTTCACGCTGGCCTTCTTCATCCTCTTCACGATCTCCGAGCGTCGCAACCGGCGCAAGCAAGATTTGACGCTCGCCAAGCTCGACCGCTTTCAGTTGCAGCACAGCGAGATTATCAGCCAGGAGGCGGTCGGCGTGCGACCGGGCAACGTGCTGGTGACGGCGCGCGATTTCAACACGCTGGCGCATCTTGAATACGCGCTCGATCACACGAACACGGAGCAGCAAGATATTGTCGTGATGACCGTGCGCTTGATGACCGGCGACAGCAGCGAGCGCGGCTCGGTGGACGAAAACCTGTTTGCCGAATACGAGCAGCGTTTATTTACTCGCGTGGTGGCGCTGGCGGAAAAGCATGGCAAGCCGGTTGACTTGTTGATTGTCTCGGCGGCCAACGTCTTCGACGCCGTCGCGCAGACGGCGGTGCGTTTGGATTCGGCGCAAATCATCGCCGGGCTGTCAGCGAAGATGACGGCGCAGGAGCAAGCCCGCGAGCTGGGCCGCGCCTGGGAGCGGCTGGTCGAGAAGCCGCGCCGCCAGGTCGAGTTTCATGTTACCGGCCCTGGCAATCAAGAACATATCGTCTACCTGGGCGCGCACGCGCCGCGCCTGACGAAAGAAGACCTCGGCCTGATTCATGAGATATGGTTGCAGGTCAGTCAAACGCCGGCCCGCCAGCGCGTCCATCACCGCGATGTCGTGCGCGTGGCACTGGAGCGATTGAAGCGTGACTTGAAGGGGAAAACGGATGTGATGCTCGATTTTTATAGGCAGGAGCGTCAGGGTGAGCCCGATCCCCATGCCAGGTCTGAGATGAGTGAGCCAGAAAGTTCTCGGCTAAAGTAA
- a CDS encoding type II toxin-antitoxin system HicB family antitoxin yields the protein MNKYEIILYWSNNDNAYIAEVPELLGCMAHGDTQENALRNINQAIELWIDTAREFGDPIPEPKGRRLVFA from the coding sequence ATGAACAAATACGAGATCATTCTTTATTGGAGCAACAACGATAATGCCTATATTGCCGAGGTGCCTGAATTGCTGGGCTGTATGGCTCATGGTGACACTCAGGAAAACGCCTTAAGGAATATCAATCAAGCAATCGAGCTATGGATAGACACAGCCAGAGAATTTGGCGACCCGATCCCAGAGCCGAAAGGGCGACGGTTAGTATTTGCCTGA
- a CDS encoding type II toxin-antitoxin system HicA family toxin: protein MGKYEKLLTQILRGASDANITFDDLLRRLGFDERIRSSHHLFRKEGVEEKINLQREGNKAKSYQVRQVRGVILKYNLAGGDE, encoded by the coding sequence ATGGGTAAATATGAAAAACTGCTAACTCAGATTTTGCGTGGCGCTTCAGATGCCAACATCACTTTTGATGACCTACTCAGGCGGCTCGGCTTTGACGAGCGTATTCGCAGCAGTCATCACCTGTTCAGAAAGGAAGGCGTTGAAGAAAAGATCAACTTGCAACGAGAAGGCAACAAAGCTAAGTCCTATCAGGTGCGCCAAGTCCGAGGCGTGATTCTCAAGTATAATCTGGCAGGAGGCGACGAATGA
- a CDS encoding response regulator transcription factor, with amino-acid sequence MANPSSIDKPVILVVDDEPQILRVMRASLPARGYNIVTAAGGEQALDEIRKQAPDLVILDLAMPEMSGLEVCRRVRDFSSVPIIVLSAKGAESDKIAALDMGADDYVTKPFSLDELLARVRAVLRRSLTIDADAAVLNVGDLTIDANERRVTLSGAEIKLTPKEFEVLKYLASNSGKVVTHRKLLQAVWGSESTEQTEYLRVFINQLRRKIEPDPQNPRYIITEPWVGYRFIAGS; translated from the coding sequence ATGGCCAACCCATCGAGCATAGATAAGCCGGTGATCCTGGTGGTTGACGACGAACCGCAAATCTTGCGGGTGATGCGCGCCAGTTTGCCGGCGCGCGGCTACAACATCGTGACCGCTGCCGGCGGAGAACAGGCGCTTGACGAGATCCGCAAACAAGCGCCCGATCTCGTCATCCTCGATCTGGCTATGCCGGAGATGAGCGGCCTGGAAGTCTGCCGGCGGGTGCGCGACTTTTCGTCAGTGCCGATCATTGTGCTGTCGGCGAAAGGGGCGGAAAGCGATAAGATCGCCGCCCTCGACATGGGCGCTGACGATTACGTGACCAAGCCTTTCAGCTTAGACGAATTGCTGGCGCGTGTGCGCGCGGTGCTGCGGCGCTCGCTTACCATAGATGCGGATGCCGCAGTGTTGAACGTCGGCGATTTAACCATAGATGCCAACGAGCGCCGGGTAACGCTGTCGGGGGCTGAGATCAAGCTGACGCCAAAAGAATTCGAGGTGCTCAAGTACCTGGCCAGCAATTCGGGCAAGGTGGTGACGCACCGCAAGCTACTGCAAGCCGTGTGGGGGTCAGAGTCAACCGAGCAGACCGAGTACCTGCGGGTATTCATCAATCAGCTCAGGCGGAAGATTGAGCCCGACCCTCAGAACCCGCGTTACATCATCACTGAGCCGTGGGTAGGATACAGATTCATCGCCGGCAGCTAA